In Melospiza melodia melodia isolate bMelMel2 chromosome 11, bMelMel2.pri, whole genome shotgun sequence, the following proteins share a genomic window:
- the VAMP4 gene encoding vesicle-associated membrane protein 4, translating into MPPKFKRHLNDDEVTGSVKSERRNLLEEDSDEEEDFFLRGPSGARFGPRNDKIRHVQNQVDEVIDVMQENITKVIERGERLDDLQDKSDSLSDNAAAFSKRAKHLRRQMWWRDCKMKAIIAMVVVILLLVIIVPIVLKYRS; encoded by the exons ATGCCTCCCAAATTCAAGCGGCACCTGAACGACGACGAGGTGACGGGCTCGGTGAAGAGCGAGCGG AGGAACCTGTTGGAGGAAGACTCAGATGAAGAGGAAGACTTTTTCTT GAGGGGGCCTTCTGGAGCCAGGTTTGGACCCAGGAATGACAAGATCAGGCA TGTGCAGAACCAGGTGGATGAAGTCATCGATGTCATGCAGGAGAACATCACCAAGGTGATCGAAAGGGGCGAGCGGCTGGACGACCTGCAGGATAAATCAG ACAGTTTGTCAGACAATGCTGCAGCTTTCAGCAAAAGAGCCAAGCATCTCCGGAGGCAGATGTGGTGGCGAGACTGTAag ATGAAGGCGATCATAGCCATGGTGGTGGTCATTCTGCTGCTGGTGATCATCG TGCCCATAGTGCTGAAGTACCGTTCCTGA
- the MYOC gene encoding myocilin — protein sequence MLGVWLLLWGSVALGGRADTAFLRRAHDSSGCCTYSFTVASPVEAACPEAAGGVPELRAELAALAARLSRLESRERGAGSSGPRGADPGGARDPQQASRLEAAYGELLRAKSRLEEEKGRLEREKEELGKRLESSAQEITRLRAARCPPGREGPGRDTLRAPAKAPRWEPQPLSYQELQSERSEVPVSRLLEETALARPGKEDSGCGQLLWVGEPVVFGRADSIAGKYGVWMKDPEPVPPFTRDNTWRVDTVGTEVRQLFQYEEAEQLARGYPAKVHILPRPLESTGAVIYRGGLFFQPRQSRSVARYDLRGESITAEREIPGAGYHGQYPYSWGGYTDIDLAVDETGLWVIYSTDKARGAIVLSKLDPETLEIRRTWETNIRKRGVANSFLICGTLYTVSSYSAPNATINFAYDTATGTSRALSIPFENRFRYLSMLDYNPAERQLFAWDSFNMVTYPVRLSRP from the exons ATGCTGGGGGTCTGGCTGCTGCTTTGGGGTTCCGTGGCCCTGGGCGGCCGGGCGGACACCGCCTTCCTCCGCCGCGCCCATGACAGCTCCGGGTGCTGCACCTACTCCTTCACGGTGGCCAGCCCCGTGGAGGCCGCCTGCCCCGAGGCTGCCGGCGGCGTGCCCGAGCTGCGCGCCGAGCTGGCCGCCCTCGCCGCCCGCCTGAGTCGGCTGGAGAGCCGGGAGCGAGGAGCGGGGAGCTCGGGGCCGCGCGGAGCCGATCCGGGGGGCGCACGGGACCCCCAGCAAGCCTCCCGCCTGGAGGCTGCGTACGGCGAGCTGCTGCGGGCCAAGTCCCggctggaggaggagaaggggcggCTGGAGCGGGAGAAAGAGGAGCTGGGCAAGCGGCTGGAGAGCAGCGCCCAGGAGATCACCCGGCTGCGGGCCGCCCGCTGTCCCCCCGGCAGAGAGGGGCCCGGCCGGGACACGCTGCGTGCCCCCGCCAAGG CGCCGCGCTGGGAGCCGCAGCCCCTGAGCTACCAGGAGCTGCAGTCGGAGAGGAGCGAGGTTCCCGTGTCCCGGCTGCTGGAGGAGACGGCGCTCGCCCGCCCGGGCAAGGAGGACTCAG GCTGCGGccagctgctgtgggtggggGAGCCCGTGGTGTTCGGCCGGGCGGACTCCATCGCGGGCAAGTACGGCGTGTGGATGAAGGACCCCGAGCCCGTGCCGCCCTTCACCCGCGACAACACGTGGCGTGTGGACACCGTGGGCACCGAGGTGCGCCAGCTCTTCCAGTACGAGGAGGCCGAGCAGCTGGCCCGGGGCTACCCCGCCAAGGTGCACATCCTGCCGCGGCCCCTGGAGAGCACGGGGGCCGTCATCTACCGCGGCgggctcttcttccagccccgcCAGTCCCGCTCCGTGGCCCGCTACGACCTGCGGGGCGAGAGCATCACGGCCGAGAGGGAGATCCCCGGCGCCGGCTACCACGGGCAGTACCCCTACTCCTGGGGGGGCTACACCGACATCGACCTGGCGGTGGATGAGACGGGGCTCTGGGTCATCTACAGCACCGACAAGGCCCGGGGAGCCATCGTCCTCTCCAAGCTGGACCCCGAGACGCTGGAGATCCGTCGGACCTGGGAGACCAACATCCGCAAGCGGGGGGTGGCCAACTCCTTCCTCATCTGCGGCACCCTCTACACCGTCAGCAGCTACTCTGCGCCCAACGCCACCATCAACTTCGCCTACGACACCGCCACGGGCACCAGCcgtgccctcagcatccccttcGAGAACCGCTTCCGCTACCTCAGCATGCTGGACTACAACCCTGCCGAGCGGCAGCTCTTCGCCTGGGACAGCTTCAACATGGTCACCTACCCCGTCCGCCTGTCCCGGCCGTGA